A window of Motilibacter peucedani genomic DNA:
ACGACGTCGGTGCAGCTGTGAACCTCAGCTGTCCTCGGCAGACCGACGACGAGGGCACGACCCTGGTCGAGCTGATGGTGACGATGATGCTCGCGGTCCTGATCCTGCTGGTGGCAGGCACCTTCGCCACGCAGATGCTGGGCTTCTCGACGGTCAACACCGCGCGCAACGCCAACACCGCCGCTGCGCAGACCGGCATGGAGTACGTCACCCGGGCCCTGCGCTCGGGCGACGGAACGGCGTTCACCTCGGCGACCGACAGCGACGCGCAGTTCTCCACCTACGCGACGACGGGCGGTGTCGCCGCCGCTCCCGTGCGGATCCACTTCTGGGTCGACACCACAGGGACGCCGGCACGGCTGCTGCAGCAGACCACGAACACCTCCACCGGCGTCTCCTCGCCGGTGCGGGCCATCGTCACGGGCTGGGTCGCGTGCACGACGAGCACCGGCACGCCGCTGCCGCTGTTCACCTACACCAACTCCGCGGGCGCTCCGGTCACCACCGCGACGTCGGCGGGCACCGCGTACGTGCGTGTGCAGCTCTGTGCGCAGCCGCAGACCGCTGCGCGTCCCGCGGCCGTCGACGCGACCGTCCGCCTCCCGAACGCGAACCTGTGACCGGAGAGACCATGTCGTTGCAGCAGCGCATCCGAGCCGCCCGGCAGGGCGACGGCGGGTTCGTCCTCGTCACCGTGCTGATCACCGCTGCGATCCTGTCGGTGCTGGTGACCATCTCGCTCGACACCGCGATCGCGCAGACCCGGATCTCGCGCAGCGACCAGGACTACTCGCTCGCCCTCTCGGCGGCGGAGGCCGGTGTCGACGACTACCTGTCCTACCTCAACAACAACGACAGCTACTACGAGGCCGCCCACCCGGAGAACACCGCGCTCTACACCACGACGGCTCCGGCGCTGGCGGCGTGGCCGCGCGTGCCTGGCTCCAGCGGTGCGGGCGGCCCACGCTTCGTCTACCAGGTCGGCGACGGCATCCCCGCCCACGCCGTCGACGCGGTCAACCAGACGGGCTCGTTCACGCTGACGGTCAAGGGGTTCGCCGGCGGCACGCTCAAGTCCGACGGGACGCTGAGCGGCGGGCGCACGCGTACGCTGCGCATCCAGCTGCGGCGCCCTCACTTCACCGACTACGTCTACTTCTCCGACGTCGAGGTCAACGACCCCTACAGCCCCTACAAGTACCGCACCAACAGCGACGCGCAGCGCGCGACGACGGCGAGCAACTGCGCGCACTACGCGTGGGTGACCCCGGCGCAGGCGGTGCCGAACGACCCGCACGTGCAGGTGCGCAACGCCGCCCCGAGCTGCGCCACCATCGGCTGGACCAACAACGACATCGTGCGAGGTCCGTTCCACACCAACGACCTGCCGCAGGTCGCAGGCGGCATCTTCCAGGACCGCGCCGAGGCAGGCTGCCCCGGAACGGCGACGGACGCGTCCGGCGCCACGGTGACCTCCGGCTGCGGCACCAAGAACAGCAGCGGCGTCTGGACGAACTACAGCGGGAGCGGCGGCACCTTCGCCCAGGGCGGCATGATCGCCAAGGGCACGCTGCCCCTGCCGTTGAGCAACACCGACATCCTCAAGCAGGCGCAGCAGCCCAACCAGGGCTGCCTCTACACCGGCCCGACCCGCATCATCCTGCACGGCTCCACCTACGACGCCTACACCAGCACGGCTGTCGGGAGCGACGGCGTGGAGCGCCCGCTGTCCAGGGCCACCAACGGGCCTGCGTGCGGCACGTTCACCAAGACCTCGCAGGGCTACTGGGCCGCGCTCAACGTCCCGATCCCGGCCAACGGCGTCGTCTACGTGCAGAACCTGCCCGCGGCGCCGTCCGACCCGAACTACACCGACCCGAGCACGCTGCGCACCGCGTACCCCTACCTCACCGCGCCGCACCCCCTCGCGGTGCCGCAGGGGTCGACCTACCGGGTCTCGAACTCGCCGCCGGTGAACGGCACCTACAGCGACACGCAGGGCAACCAGTGGCCGCTCCCGGGCGACCAGACGAAGTACTCGGCCAGCGCTGGTGACGCCTTCGTCGAGGGCACGCTCGACGGCAGGCTGACGATCGCCACGGCCGGGGACATCATCATCACCGGCGACACGGTCTACAACGACGCCTCGGCGACGTCGGACGACCTGCTCGGGCTCGTGGCCCAGAACAGCGTCTGGAACTACCACCCGGTGAACACCGCCAACCCGCCCTCGGGCGCGACGCTGGCCGGCGAGCAGTACGAGATGTGCCCGGCGTCGCTCAAGTGCATGAAGAACGTCACGATCAACGGTGCCGTCATGTCGGTCACCCACGGCTACGGCACCCAGTGGCCGGACAACGGGTCCGACCTCGGCATCATCCACCTCACCGGCTCGCTCACCCAGGAGTGGCGCAACAACGTGGGTGGCGGCGACTCGACCAAGGCGGGGGCGTTCACCTCGGCGCACCAGGGCTACGGCAAGGACTACCGCTACGACACGCGTCTCAACTTCCGCCAGCCGCCGTTCTTCCTCAAGCCGACCGTGTCGCAGTGGACCGTAAGGTCGTGGTCCGAACTTGTCGGTTCATAGGCATGGACTCGCCGACGGTCGCCCTCGAGCGCTGCCGCGCCTGCTCCGCCCTGCTCGCGGCCGGCGCGGACTGGTGCGGGCAGTGCTACGCGCCCACAGCCGTACCCGTCAGCGTCAGCGCCCCTGAGCCGGCGCCCGCGACGCCCGCCGAGCTGACCGACGACGACATCGCCGCGATGCTCGCGGTTCCCGAGAGCCTGCGCGCCGCTGACCCGTCGTTCCTCGACACCCTGCGCTCGCGCAACTACGGCGTCGGCGCGATCGTCGGCGTCACCCTGCTGCTCACCGCGCTGCTGTGCGGCGCGCTGGTGCTGCCGCGCGTCGTCGCGGCGCACCCGACCCGCACCCCCGCGAGCACCAGCGGCCCCCTCGCCGGCATCCCGGCGACGCCCGCCGACGGGCAGGGCTCGCGGTGACCGCGCTGCTCGCCGCCGAGTGCGGCGTCCTCGGCCTGCTGATCGGCTCGTTCCTCAACGTCGTGGTCTGGCGCGTGCCCCGCGGGGAGTCGGTCGTGAGCCCCGGGTCGCACTGCCCGTCGTGCGGCGACCCCGTGCGCCCGCGGGACAACATCCCCGTGCTGAGCTGGCTGCTGCTGCGCGGGCGCTGCCGCTCCTGCGCGCAGCCGATCAGCGTGCGCTACCCGCTCGTCGAGGCAGGCACCGGCGCGCTGTTCGCGCTGACCGCCGCCTGGGCGGGGCTCGACTGGACCCTGCCCGCGTTCCTCTACCTCGCGGCGATCACGGTCGCGCTCGCGCTCATCGACCTCGACGTGCGCCGACTGCCCAACGCGATCGTGCTGCCGTCCTACCCGGTCGCCCTCCTGCTCCTGCTGCTCCCGGCCGCGCTCGACGGGCGCTGGGACGACCTGCTGCGGGCCGTGCTCGCCGCGGTCGTGCTCTACGCGCTGTTCTTCGCGCTCGCCGTGGCCAAGCCCGGCGGCATGGGCTTCGGCGACGTGAAGCTCGCCGGCGTGGTCGGGCTCTACCTCGGCTGGCTCGGCTGGCCGCAGGTCGCGGTCGGCGCCTTCCTCGGCTTCGTGCTCGGGGGAGTGGCCGGCGGCGTGATGATCGCCGCGCGGCGCGCCACGCGCCGCAGCGCCCTGCCCTACGGGCCCTTCATGCTGCTCGGCGCCGCCCTGGCCGTGGGCGCCGGCGGGTCGCTGTTCGACGGCTACCTCAGCCTGCTCGGCGCCTGACGCCGAACGGCTCAAGCGCACCCCCCGACCGGCCGATGGGCTCTCGAGACGATCGCCGGGCCGCAGCGCCGGGCCGACACAACCGGAGGCACTCCTTGGCACGCAGCACCGCGGTAGGCCTCGACATCGGCACCTCCTGCGTACGCGCCGCCGAGCTCTCGTTCGGGTCCGGCCGCGTGACGCTGGCGCGGGCCGGCGAGGTCGCGCTGCCACCCGGGGCCGTGCGCGCCGGTGAGGTGGCCGCGCCCGAGGCCGTGACCGCCGCTCTGCGCGAGCTCTGGTCGCAGCACCGCTTCAGCTCGAAGAAGGTCATGCTCGGTCTCGCCAACTCGCGCGTCGTGGTCCGCCAGGTCGACCTGCCGTGGATGCCGGTCGCCGAGCTGCGCGCCTCGCTCGCCCTGCACGTCCAGGACTTCGTCCCGATGCCGGTCGCGTCGGCGCTGCTCGACTTCCACCCGCTCGAGGAGATCGACACGGGTACCGCGCGGCTCTGGCGCGGGCTGCTCGTCGCCGCCTCCCGCGAGACGGTCGAGGCCCAGCTCGACGCCGTGCGCGCCGCCGGCCTCACCCCGGTCGGCGTCGACCTCGCTCCGTTCGCCAGCCTGCGCTCGCTGGGCTGGGAGGAGCCGGCGCTCGACGCCGTCGCCCCCGTGCAGGCCATCGTCGACATCGGCGCCGGCGTCACCAGCATGGTGGTCCACCAGGCCGGCGCACCCAAGTTCGTCCGCATCCTGCTCATCGGCGGCAACCACGTCTCGGAGGCGCTCGCCGGCCTGCTCGGGGTGCCGTTCGACGCTGCAGAGCAGCTCAAGCAGGACCTGCGCAACTTCGACGGCGACGAGCGGGCCCTCCAGGTGGCGAGCAGCTCGATGGGCATGTTCGTCGACGAGATCCGCGGCTCGCTCGACTACTACCGCAGCGCCCACGCCGCAGCCCCGGTCACGCAGATCGTGCTCACGGGCGGCGGCTCGCGCCTCGGCGGCCTGGCCGTCGCGCTCGGCGCCGCCACCCGCGTACCCGTCGTCCTGGGCGACCCGACCGTGGGCATCGCGCTCGGCAAGGCCGTGCGCACCGAGTCCTTCGACCCCCGCTCCGCCGCAGTTCCGGTGGGGCTCGCCCTGGGAGCCGCGTCATGAGCACCGTCGTCCTGTCGAAGGAGCGCGCGCCGCAGACGCTCGACCGCGCCCGCGTCGCGACCTTCCCCCGCGTCGACCTCCTGCCGCCGGAGATCCAGCAGGCGCAGGCGTTCCGGCGGGCACAGGGCGGCATGGCCGCGGTCCTCGTCGCGGCCGTCGCACTCGTCGCCGCCGGCTACGTCACGTCCTCGCACGGCGTCTCGAGCGCGCAGGAGCAGCTCGACGCCGAGCAGGCCCGCTCGACCGCGCTGCTCGCCCAGCAGGCGAAGTACGCGCAGGTGCCCAAGACCTACGAGGCCCGTGACACCGCCCGTCAGCAGCTCGCGACCGCGATGGGGTCGGAGGTGCGCTGGTCGCACCTGCTCAGCGACCTCGCCACCACGACCCCGGCCCACGTCTGGCTCACCGACGTGCGCGTGAGCCAGTCGGTCGACGTGCCCGCGCCCACCGACGCCTCCGTCATCGGCTCGATCACCTTCGCCGGCCAGGCGCTCAGCACCGACGACGTGGCCACCTGGCTCGACACCCTGCGCGCCACGCCGGGGTTCACCGGCGAGCTGCTGAGCAGCACCACCGCCGGCCAGACGTCCGCGGGCGGCCGTCCGGTCTACGCCTTCACGACCACCGTGTCGGTCACCGCCGAGATGCTGAGCCACCGCTACGACCGCGAGAAGAGCTGACATGACGAAGATCCGTACGTGGTCGGTCGGCACCGCGGTCGCCGCGCTCGCCGTCCTCGCCCTGGGCTGGGTGCTGGTCGTCTCGCCCCAGCGCTCGTCGGCCGCCTCGCTGCGCGAGGACACGGCCACGGCCAAGGCCCTCAACGACGCCAACGCAGCCAAGGTGGAGGAGCAGAAGGCGCTCGTCGCCGGTGCCGCCGCCGCCCAGGCCGAGACCGACCGGGTCCACCAGCGCATCCCGGTCGGCGACGCGAAGGTCTCCGAGCTCGTCCGCTCGCTGACCGCCCTCGCGAAGTCCACCCACGTCACGCTGCTGGCCGTCACGCCCCAGCCGCTGGCGCCGCTGTCCCCGTCCACGGGGAGCGCCTCGGGCCTCACCGGAGCCGCTGCAGCCGGAGCCGCGGCTGCCGCCGGTGCCGCCGGCGCTGGCGCCCCTGCCGCTGCCGCGGCTGCTGCGGCTGCTGGTGCGGCCGCCTCGAGCGCCGCGACCGCAGGGCTATCGCAGATGACCGTCACGGTCAACGCGACCGGCGACTACTTCGCCGTGCAGAGCTTCGTCGACGGGCTCGAGACGCTCGACCGCGTCTTCCTCGTCACCGGCACCACCCTGGCGCCGACCACGGCGGACGCCGGCTCGGTCACCCTGACGCTGAGCGGGCGGGTCTTCGCCCTCGACGCCACCGGCACCTCCGCGACCCCCTCGGCCGCGACCGCCGCCGCAGCCGCGGCGCTCGCCGCGGTCGGCGGCGCCACCACCACCGCCACCACGGGAGCCACCCGATGAGCAGCGCCACCCGCCCCAGCCCGAGGTTCCTCGCGGTCGCCGCCGGCTCCACCGTCCTGGCGCTCGCGGTCGGCGGCTACGCCCTGACGCAGGTCGGCGGCGCGCCGGAGGCCTCGGCGGCCGTCGCACTGCCCAGCTCGCTCACCGGCGGCGCCGGGGCAGCGACCGCCAGCCCGAGCGCGACGCCGTCGCTGGCCGTGGTCACGCACCGCGCGCGCAACCCGTTCGCGCCGCTCGTCAAGGCCGACCCGTCGGCCTCCGCGACGCCGACCGGCGTCGCCACGCCGAGCGCCACGCCCTCCCCGGCCGCACCTGCCGCCGGCACGGGCAGCACTGGCGGCACGGGCGGCACGGCC
This region includes:
- a CDS encoding pilus assembly PilX family protein; amino-acid sequence: MSLQQRIRAARQGDGGFVLVTVLITAAILSVLVTISLDTAIAQTRISRSDQDYSLALSAAEAGVDDYLSYLNNNDSYYEAAHPENTALYTTTAPALAAWPRVPGSSGAGGPRFVYQVGDGIPAHAVDAVNQTGSFTLTVKGFAGGTLKSDGTLSGGRTRTLRIQLRRPHFTDYVYFSDVEVNDPYSPYKYRTNSDAQRATTASNCAHYAWVTPAQAVPNDPHVQVRNAAPSCATIGWTNNDIVRGPFHTNDLPQVAGGIFQDRAEAGCPGTATDASGATVTSGCGTKNSSGVWTNYSGSGGTFAQGGMIAKGTLPLPLSNTDILKQAQQPNQGCLYTGPTRIILHGSTYDAYTSTAVGSDGVERPLSRATNGPACGTFTKTSQGYWAALNVPIPANGVVYVQNLPAAPSDPNYTDPSTLRTAYPYLTAPHPLAVPQGSTYRVSNSPPVNGTYSDTQGNQWPLPGDQTKYSASAGDAFVEGTLDGRLTIATAGDIIITGDTVYNDASATSDDLLGLVAQNSVWNYHPVNTANPPSGATLAGEQYEMCPASLKCMKNVTINGAVMSVTHGYGTQWPDNGSDLGIIHLTGSLTQEWRNNVGGGDSTKAGAFTSAHQGYGKDYRYDTRLNFRQPPFFLKPTVSQWTVRSWSELVGS
- a CDS encoding prepilin peptidase, with the protein product MTALLAAECGVLGLLIGSFLNVVVWRVPRGESVVSPGSHCPSCGDPVRPRDNIPVLSWLLLRGRCRSCAQPISVRYPLVEAGTGALFALTAAWAGLDWTLPAFLYLAAITVALALIDLDVRRLPNAIVLPSYPVALLLLLLPAALDGRWDDLLRAVLAAVVLYALFFALAVAKPGGMGFGDVKLAGVVGLYLGWLGWPQVAVGAFLGFVLGGVAGGVMIAARRATRRSALPYGPFMLLGAALAVGAGGSLFDGYLSLLGA
- the pilM gene encoding type IV pilus assembly protein PilM encodes the protein MARSTAVGLDIGTSCVRAAELSFGSGRVTLARAGEVALPPGAVRAGEVAAPEAVTAALRELWSQHRFSSKKVMLGLANSRVVVRQVDLPWMPVAELRASLALHVQDFVPMPVASALLDFHPLEEIDTGTARLWRGLLVAASRETVEAQLDAVRAAGLTPVGVDLAPFASLRSLGWEEPALDAVAPVQAIVDIGAGVTSMVVHQAGAPKFVRILLIGGNHVSEALAGLLGVPFDAAEQLKQDLRNFDGDERALQVASSSMGMFVDEIRGSLDYYRSAHAAAPVTQIVLTGGGSRLGGLAVALGAATRVPVVLGDPTVGIALGKAVRTESFDPRSAAVPVGLALGAAS
- a CDS encoding PilN domain-containing protein, whose translation is MSTVVLSKERAPQTLDRARVATFPRVDLLPPEIQQAQAFRRAQGGMAAVLVAAVALVAAGYVTSSHGVSSAQEQLDAEQARSTALLAQQAKYAQVPKTYEARDTARQQLATAMGSEVRWSHLLSDLATTTPAHVWLTDVRVSQSVDVPAPTDASVIGSITFAGQALSTDDVATWLDTLRATPGFTGELLSSTTAGQTSAGGRPVYAFTTTVSVTAEMLSHRYDREKS